From Mustelus asterias chromosome 19, sMusAst1.hap1.1, whole genome shotgun sequence, one genomic window encodes:
- the saysd1 gene encoding SAYSvFN domain-containing protein 1 — protein MERKLAEWRARQRLEKPQSDSGSWRSRGVFTALWHRLRPRGEAAKSPERLQDTAEGRGQKENVQTSFPERSLEEPVESDHSNFWTVTILKFLLWLVLLGLFIELEFGLVYFVLSMFYWIYVGTRDSGRKKQGEVSAYSVFNPGCKAIEGSLTAEQFERELQYRPLAGR, from the exons ATGGAGCGGAAGTTGGCGGAATGGCGAGCCCGTCAGCGGTTGGAGAAGCCGCAAAGCGACAGCGGATCCTGGAGGAGCCGCGGGGTTTTCACCGCTTTGTGGCACCGGCTGCGGCCCCGGGGAGAGGCGGCAAAGAGcccggagcggctgcaggacacggctgagggcaga GGGCAGAAAGAAAATGTCCAGACTTCATTCCCGGAGAGATCTCTGGAAGAGCCTGTTGAATCTGATCACTCTAACTTCTGGACTGTGACTATCCTGAAATTCCTGCTCTGGCTGGTCCTGCTCGGTCTGTTCATTGAGCTGGAGTTCGGACTGGTATATTTTGTACTGTCGATGTTCTATTGGATTTACGTTGGGACCCGAGACTCTGGCAGAAAGAAGCAAGGTGAAGTTAGTGCGTACTCTGTGTTCAATCCCGGCTGTAAGGCTATTGAAGGGAGTCTGACAGCAGAACAGTTTGAGCGAGAACTTCAGTACAGGCCCCTGGCTGGCAGGTGA